ATACTGGGGTGCTGTCAGCACCGGCTTCTGTGGGGAGATAGTGGAGTCTGCTGATGCATATGTTTTTGTAGGTCCCATCTTCAATGATTACAGCTCTGTTGGATATTCCTTGTTGATCAAGAAGGAGAAAGCAGTCATAGTGCAGCCCAATCGTGTGACTATTGGAAATGGCCCTTCTCTTGGATGGGTTTTCATGACTGACTTCTTAAGTGCGTTGGCCAAAAAGCTGAAGAAAAACAGCACAGCTTTGGAAAATTACAGACGTATCTTTGTCCCTCCAGGCATTCCTTTGAAGCGTGTGCAAGATGAGCCTCTTAGGGTCAATGTACTCTTTAAGCACATTCAGGTAAGGCTCAAACGATTGATGTGAAACAATATTTCCTTCTGGATCATGTTAGAGATCTATGAACTTAAAGATCATACAATCAGTTGCTGTGTTTATTAATATGCTTCTCATGAGATTTAAGAGTCTAAACATGTATCTTGCCTGGTGGACCTGGCTTCTTTCCTCTGTTTCATTTTCATATATACAAATGGGAAAAACTGCTTCTATGGGCTCTAGGTGTTTGTCCATGCACTGCCATTTTTCCGTCTTCATAATTATAGCGCTCAGCCATCATCATGACGTGAATTGCTAGCTCGTGTAGGTATCTTAAATGAATATCCTTTTCATATCTAGATTTTTTAGATAACATGAATTGCTAGCTCAAAATGATTGATGTGAAGCAATATTGCTATCTGGATTCTGTTAAGAGGCCTATTAACTGtgtgatatttcaaacaattgCTATGTTTGTTAATATGCTTATCATGAATATTAAGAATCTAAACATACATCTTGCCTGTtggtcaatgttttttttcctctgtttccttttcatttagaaatgaaaaaaaaaaaaaatgctcggAACCTCTAAAGTGTTTGAGCATCCACTGtcatttttctatttatgtAATAATAGGGGTCAGCCACCATGATGACATGAATCGCTAGCTTGTGTAGGTTGGTGACTTCAATTGAGTGTTGGTTAAATATTTAGCTAGTGAATGTTTAGGATGTAGCAATCTCCATTAATTCCTGTCTGATTATTATTCACTTACCGCCAATTCTTGTAAAAAATTTGAACATTAAACAGGACATTTTAGGGGGTGATACTGCAGTAATTGCTGAAACTGGAGACTCATGGTTTAACTGTCAGAAACTCCGTCTCCCTGAGAATTGTGGGTAAGTTGGTGGTGTCTTTAATAAGAGCAGTATTAGCTCCTTTATGCTTAATGTTAGCAGGTCCGTAACTGTTCATTAACAATTTTGTGCAGGTATGAGTTTCAGATGCAGTATGGATCAATTGGCTGGTCAGTTGGTGCAACTCTTGGTTATGCTCAGGCAGCCAAAGATAAGCGTGTAATTGCTTGCATAGGTGATGGGAGTTTCCAGGTGAGTGATACCATATGACATACACttaaatttctcatctttaATGATAGGAAACTCTTCACCATCATATTGCATAAAAGAATCACATAGCaaggggagaaaaagaaaaacaaattgactgTACAAGTATAAAAAACCGAATTATGTCAAAAATTATGTCACTCATAATGACCAGTATTCAATTATTCTTGTATAAAAATTGTCAGTGTATTTATAAAGATAGCGCAAGGGCAATTTAAATAGGATACtgtttattagttatttttacgACAGTGTATATTGAACAAAGGCATCCACCATACCAATGCTAAAGAAAAGATTTGGAATCCTGATAATGGTGTTGTCATTATAACTTCTTTATGCTTATCAGTGGTCCATTTTGATGTATGCAAAATTTGAAGTTGTACCATATGGTTAACATTTCTCTTGTTATTCAGGTAACAGCTCAAGATATCTCAACTATGATCCGAAATGGGCAAAGGACTATCATATTCCTCATAAACAATGGAGGTTATACAATTGAAGTAGAGATTCATGATGGTCCCTACAATGTGATAAAGAACTGGGACTACACTGGCCTTGTTAATGCCATACATAATGGTGAAGGAAAATGCTGGACTGCAAAGGTTAGCACAAGCAGATTTGGTTGATATAGTACTCTTCCTAGTTATGTTTGAGATATTTGGTTTCCCCTCCtaccttgataattttttttgcttctgctCCAAATTCAGGTTGTTCCCCTTCACTTACTTTTAATGTGCTGTTAGGAAAATTTTCCCTATAGTTCCCACAGTCCCATCATTTCTTAACTGCAGCAATGAGTAGTTTCTACTGACTCCTTTGGCTCTATAACCCAAGCAAGAGCAAGTGATcctaatccaaaaaatatattccaaAGCGCAAACCTCAGAGAACAGGGAGGTGTCAATATATACATCCTACAAACCAATACGAAAAACTTGTGCAGTTAAATTTGCAAATAGTGACCGAAAGAGTGATTTCTGATGAATTCTGCTGTGAAATACAGGTGCGCACAGAGGATGAATTGACAGAAGCAATAGCAACAGCAACAGGGGAACAAAAGGACTCTCTCTGTTTCATTGAGGTTTTTGTGCACAAGGATGACACTAGCAAAGAGCTGCTAGAGTGGGGATCTCGAGTTTCAGCTGCGAACGGCAGACCTCCAAACCCTCAGTAATATAGACCTTGGCATAAATTCTACTTCATAACTAGAATTGAGTGGCAAGATAGGATTCCATTGTTTGTGTTAAAATTGCCACTAGCCCTGTTACTGCTTTCGGCTAACTGTTGTTATTACCCATCGATGCTGTATTTTAAACCTGTTATGTCACTTTGTCAATTACGGAAAGGAGTTGGATCTGTGATGTGAATTAAATGAGTCGTCTTGTTGACGGGTTTAATTTAATATCGCAAGCTACAAATGGAGTTGAGCTCATATTTATGAATGGCTTCTgcaattcattttttctctgCTGTGGTCTCTGTGTTGTTCATAGAACTTCTCCTGCTTCTGTTCGATCAGTTCGTCACTAGCTCATCTTTCTCAAGACAGCAAGTTCCGAAACGACCCCCTCCCCAACTTTAGGAAATGGATCCCACATGGATTATATATCTGCTGATGCCCCTTCGCTGCCTTATGTCTCGAGATTTTCAAGCGACACTTTATAGGTACGTTGATGTAAAACACAAGAAGCTCAATTTCTTACCATAATTTCATCGTTAGAAATTGGAGCATGCATGCCTTACAGCTAGAAACTAAGAGACGAGACAGAAGCGTGCATCCTTCTGTCTCTCCCACCACCCCTTTCAAGCAAGGTAGCAAGGTTGTCAATTGCTGGTTGacgttttagttttttaattggaatgatatattttgatttcataacatttcaataagtttttaaggttaattttttaaatatgtgatCCAGGTTATAAGactattataatttcaaataaagttaaattaaaataaattataaagtttaattttcaataaactcattattgaataataaaaatagtaaaaatttaatataaaaaaaagatcacaATAAAATGATCTAAGTCTACTCGGTTTAGCTCTCAAAACTTGTGACTCGGatcatgagattatgataactttatataaaacaaaccggaaaaaataacagtttaattcataatcaatcaaattttgaaaatgttgaatgataaaattaaaaaaaaatcaattataaaaataaataaaaaaaacttgaattaactatattaacttgtcaaacccgtGACACAAGTTAAAAGATTgagataataataaagaaagtaaatcataataaattataaagtctaatttatagtaaatcaagtgttaaatgatgaaattaaataaaaaaaaaataaaaaaagatcaaattaaactGGAACATCTTGATTGAAATTTAGTTGAGAAATCTAGAATTAAACAAGtttaaaatgagataaaatttgTGTTgagttgctttatttttttaaaataatacaagataTGGCGGTAAGAATGAAACAAAATTGAGATATTTGCTTTCAAGCTCTGCCTGGTTATATTGGGAACAGCATTTGATTTGGCTGTACATAGAAATGTTTTGACTTTCTGGAGTCCTTGGGAGGGAATACAAATGGATGAGGCGGGTACAACTGCATTTTACAAGAAAGATTATAATGTTTGGTGATGAAACAGTGGCATTCTCTGTTTATGAGAAGGTTATTGCAGTGAAAATTCATCACGAAGGTGACTCCATCCTGTAGTGATTGTATTTTACACTTCGATTTAATGGAATTTAAGCCAATTCTTGTTCATCCTTTTAAGTCCTTGGACCATGATGATTGTATCTGAATTGATTTTGCGGCCATGTTCAACTATTCTTCCTTTGCCATCCCCTTTACAttacgttatttttttttaaattaactcagtttatatatatctccactaatttcataaattataaaattaacaagcTGAGATTCCATTGTGTTATTAGACTACATGGAGGTGGTAGGTGGTCCTTTTTCAGACTTCCTTGGATAATTGGAGACAATATCGCAAGCTGACATGACCATTTTTCATGAGCATGAGCCTTGTAAATCACCACATACTTCAAAGTTTGCTCTAGCTGATGTACACAAGCTCATGCTCTAAAGCATGCAGAGTGGCGGCGACTTCGCCATCTCAAAATCTCAACTTTAAAAGCTTCTCCCTTTTAAGGTTCCCCACGCTAAACTAATGTCTTGTCTTCTTCCACTCTATTCCTGTTCCATTCCCTCTTTCTCTACAAAATTAAAGCTGCAATGTTAAGAACATCTTGGACAGCATTAAGGCCATGCACCTCCAGCAGGCACCCCGTTTGCTGATCGTACTCATCAACAGAGTGTAGCCCCGAACGCAAAGTGACAACACCAGGTGCTGCAGGTGGCATAGGCCAGCGTTAGCTTCGCTTATGATGTTAAACCCACTAGTCTCCTCTCCCTCCCTTTATGATATAGCCAGTACCCCTGGTGTTGCTGCTGATGTTAGCCACATCAATTCTCGTACTGACCAGGTCTTGTCAGGTTGCAGGGTCTGGTGGAGTAGAACAACTAGCGGAAGCAATAGAGGGATCGGATATTGTGATTATTCCTGCAGGTGTTCCAAGAAAACCCGGAATGACTCGTGACAATCTCTTCATGCAGGCATTAGCAAATCTTTAAGCATAGCCATTTCCAAATACTGCCCTAATGTGAGCTCTTTTTGGGGGGGATTTGATTTCTTATGAAATGGGAATTTGGTTTCTGATGTACTCTGCCTTGCTGTATATGCTCATTGTCGATGGTTTGGACTTCCTTGATCATAAGGCTGTAGTTAATTTGATAAGCAATCCAGTGAACTTGGTAGGGTTCTTTATGTTTGCGTTACTTTTTATGGGAGGAGGATATTAAACAAATTCTTTCCCTTTAATCATAGCTAATACGTATGTTCTTGTGGTAGTGAGAGGTGTAGTTATGAGTTTAGAAAATATAAGGCAATCATGAATGTGCTTTTTGAGCTTCTAAATGTTCTTATTAGAGACTGATGGTGTGGTGGATACTCTGCTCGTGTATGGAAGCGTTAGTGATCTTGTTTGGTCACACTAGCTTTTTTCATCCTGATATAATTTGCTATAGTGTATTTCACCCtaagaagatttttttaaggAGTGTGTATAACATTTTCCATCACGAATAGTTGTAGACTTCATTGATTAGGGCTTCAATAATGATAGGTTCAAGCAAATTCTCTAAACTTAGCATTTCCTCATTGAATCTCTATAGATATGTTTTAATGCTTTCATCATCTTATTGTGTAATGGCAAAGAACtctgtagtgttttttttatatagggatGTTAGTGCTGAAATAAGAAATGAGTTTCACACAAAGATCAAAAAGACATAAGATGAAGCTAGGTTTAAGGCTAGGATATCATATCGtaaaaaaatccatgaaaagTTATAAGAAACAATTTGCACATAGCATCACTTTTTGTTATCACTAGCTTTAGGGTGCTTCTGACATTTTATATGTGCTTCATGGAGTCTTTAAAGCCATCATAGTTGTCAAGATTAGTCTTGCAGTGACATAATTTTTAGAGAGGTAAGTATGTAATACTTTGTTATAGAGTGGAGATTCTCCTAGGTGGAAGTGGTATGCAGGAATTAGCGTACTCTTGTTGTggtgtcttgatttttttacaatggGGAGTATATAAACTAGAAGATTATTTATTCGAGAGAAAATCTTAGCAGTTACATCCAATTACAAACTACATGAAAGTTGTCTATTTTTTATGGTGATTTACCCGAGATGCATAGAGTAAGAGAACGAACTTCATATATCCCTTTTACACTCCATCTAGAAAGTTTAGAAGAAGTTTGATAGAAATAGCCATTCCTGTGGCTTGGATTTGTTGGGGGAATGATAACTCATTTGGAGAGTTGGAGTGTAGTGCCTGCTTGACAGGTTATTTTGTCCAATTTCTTCCTAGAACTGAAGTTGTCTTTATGCACCTAATATTATAGGTTGACTTTTTTACTGATTGTATTGCACGAAGTTGTTTTTGTATAGCTAAAACAACGTTGTTAAGAACTTGCACTTGTTGAGAGATTTATTGGATTCCTAGGGGGATTAGAGTCCTTATAGTAGGGGGATCGATCATTCTTCCATTTATTAGAGTTCCGTTAGTTatgaacgtttttttttttttttttttgtaaaattgtaaAGGAATGAACAAGCTTTTTGTTCAAGTTTCCACAAATAGGACCACTAATAAAGTCgataaaaatttcaatgaatCTTTGGGCTTTTTCCTCATAGACTAGGCTTGTATTTTTATAGTTGGAGTCACCTACAAAACAAAACTCCGATGTTTAaatcaatttgagttttttgtaCCAAGTTCAGCAAGttagaaaaatgaagaagatgaattgTGTTTATTTTGGGTATGGGTCTCAGATCCTACTCTCTAGCTCTGGTCCCTGAGATCTTATAAAGAAAACCCATTGCATAAATTGTCTTTACCTTTTCTAATGAGAGGGGCATAAGGTGACACAACTATTTATTTCCCGCCATGTGGAAAGATtcttatgaaataataatagGCAAGTTTTATTGGTTTAGATGATAATATCTAATTGGTTGTGTAGGTTGTCCAATAAAAGTGTTTGCATGAAGAAAAGTAGAATTTATGGGATTATgtgtaaaagaaattgaaatagtCTATAGgattatgtataaaaaatatttgtataaagaaagaaaaaggaggagaaaatatatataaaaatacatataaaaataaaaataaaaatgcaaaaatgagTTTGAGTTTGAGTTTTTCTATAGTTGTGTTAACAGCATGCTCAAATGCCTATGTTGTGTCCTTGAGGCAGCCCAACTCACCAGGGCTGAGCCTAGGTGATTTGGATTAGGCCTCTTGGccctgttttatttttcttggcaCATCAAGTATGATGAGTtgtatttaaatgaaacaatttgatattttcataattcAGGTAGAATTTATAACTTTGTATAATAAGTATGAGTGGAGAATAATAGAATGACTTGACTTATCTCTTAGTTAacctttcttatttttatgaatgaGGCAGTACATAGCAGTACACAATAGTAATTTTAGGAACTACAACATTGGAATAATCCTATAGTAATTCCTATATATATGTTCATTCTATAATATGTCCCCTTAAGCTGAGAGTGGAGGATCTACCTAAAGCTtgaattgaaaatcaataattgAAGTAGTGAAAATGGGCTTGGTAAAGATATCTGTAAGTTGATCTTGAGAGGAGATACAACAAATCTAAATCTCTTTTTTCGCAACCCAGTCTtgtacaaaatgataatcaacttcaacatgtttagtaTAGGCATCAAAGATAGGATTTGCAGATAGAtaagtagcaccaagattatcacactaAATGCTAGGtgttgttatctatttttggattcccatacaaaaaaataagaaaatacaaaaaaatatttggaaagaataaaaaaaataaaaataaaaaacaggagTAAGGAAAGAATACTGGGACGCCATGTTTCACGGCTGATATCTCTCCGGCCGTTACTCCATCCCTGCAAAGAAAACGCTTGCATCATatggctataaaagccagaggaTATActgcacacaaaaaaaaaaccaaggtgGAACGGACAGAAGAGAAAGACAGAGAgggaggaaaaaagaagaaaaggggagGAGAAAGACagagaaaaagagagggaaggaagaaagacagaaatattttgaaaagaacaTAAAGAGAGATAGACAGGAGGAGAACTGGAGAGGAACCAAAAAAAGCAAACATAAGGGTGACGGTTAGAAAagcagagagaaagaggaggaaACAAGAAGCTAGTAGACGAGGACGGCAGCCAGGGGCGGAAGGAAAGGGGGCAAGCAGGGACCCGggcccctatatatatatatattaaatgaaaagaaaaggtaagaaTCCATATTAAATCACAAGAAGAACctcttattattgttaaaaaccTCTAATTAACTAATAATTCAAGAGTAGctatttagagttttttaaaaccaataagCCTGCACTTACCGACTACTGCttctacaatatatatatatatatatatattctaaaaagGTGAGTTTTCTTACAATAATTAAGTgtgatttttcagtttaattttctttgaattattttacGCAGCCCTAATATAAATcctgtaaatataaaattattactttGCACAATAAATCCTGCAACcggtcaaaaattaaaatataaatataaatcacaagtaAAAATTTTTAACGGAAAGATTGAAACAGAGtcaccaattaatttatttttcatcaaataaaaaaaggtaatttaaatttaaaatctatttttgttttgttttgagatgtttgttaataatttaatgaggttttttttatataattctatcatttttgctttattttttttcagatatgttaattttaccaattatttttttgaatttttgttacagtgttttttttttcttctaattaattagatatattttattggtttattttgattatacttggattttttttaatgttttgtttttagcagagccatcaaaattatcaattttttctcacgatatatgttttgattttaggttgaaccatgaacaaaatcagaagaatttgatttttttttgaaaaaaaaaaatattgataacttgCAGCCTAATGAACCAACTCTAATGTGTAATGTTAAAGTTATGGTTGAGCAACTCCAATATGTTTCAGTTTACAAAAAACCCGCGTTGATTATTgagaatcattctttattattttttgctttatttcaaagtttatcgaacataaataatgcttcgttttaactaatatttcttatatactttgtatgtttatatttgataggtataaataccaacaacattaaagtgatgaatatattatgaaaatgaaattaacttGGTTGCTTTGGCTTAATTTGATATTGCTTAGAACCTTTTActttatacaaaaattattatatatttttagtaagttatttgaataaaactaaattatacattttttttttcaacttatatataataaattaaaataaatattatattttattatattaattttgccCCTCCTAACAAATAATCCTCCGCCGCTGACGGCAGCACCGTCAACTTTCCCTTCTCCAGAACCAGGAACCAGACCGAGCAAGAAGAACCCGGCGTGGGAACGTCCAACAAGCAGAGAATTAAAACAGCATCACCTTTCTACAACACCATCCTCCAGAATCAGAGGCAGCAGAACAAGGAATCAGTAACAAGTAAAGGGATGCAGAGGAGGTCAGAGAAATAAGAAACCAGCAGATGAGACTCGGCATCAGAGCAGAACAGGAGAAGAACtaagaagagaaacagagagCGGGAGAGAACCAGACAcagagagaggagaagagacgGACACGAAAGGAAGACAGAACGGAAAGGAAGCCAGACGCAGGGAGTGGCATCAAAGCTTCTTCCCAGAATCCCAGTGACAAGCTCAGGAGGAATTTCTCCCAGCAGCGGCTGTGAACCAGGtaagttttttaattccttCTCCTTCCGTTTATAATTGCACAAACACTGTGCAGGTGCCATTTAATTACATCCTGGCTGTAGCAGGCGTGCGTGAATTGTTCACGCACGCTTGCGTCTAAAAGTCAGGCGGGTCACTGGCCCTGGCTGGGgcctgctgggtccagcccCGCCATATTGATCGGGCTGGGcctggctaaaaaaaaaaattcaaaaattattttaaaaatatgtgattttctgtaaaaaattttattgtattttaatcaatatcggtttgtatttttataactgtaaatatataaatttggtattaaaatacccggtttttagcaaaaaaacattaaaaaaaaaaaattttgtttccatgcatacggcctagtctttcaaaaaaaaatttaaaaaaattatattatattttcatacaacaaagattcaaaaatttgtattaacatgcattttggctttaataactagtttattaaagtcacgagaactaggtcattatttcaaaaattccaaaaaaacttattttgttttcctttaatatttagggttatgatcttatacgtaagacgtattctggacattaaaattcttttgttgacATTAAAACAGTTAGGTCATACCCGATAAAATAAAGATCTCTTtactgaaaatgattttttttcttaaaccatagacgaaccaacaattagaaaacacaacaagaccttagattttatcaaataattaaacaatgcagcttaccttaggtagggagTATTGGGGGtgctaaaacattttctttacgcaatcagtccccgtacctgatctctgagaccagttagggttcctagtgatcaaaatactaggtggcgactcccattgtatttttccactaataaaatataagaattcttgtctccccatatttgccACATTAGATAAGATTTTTTAGGGGGGATGTTTTCGCCGCGACgtcgcacacgtgcgacagtaGGAACAGAGGTAGATGGAACTATAgatttgttaataaatattgaagctAGATAACCTTAGTAGTGTCGTCTGctaaggctttatactcagTTTTAGTAAAGGAGCAAGCAACTGTGCATTGCTTGCATGACTTCCATGAAATTAGCGTCTAACTAAAGAAAACAAGGTAACCACTCAtagattttttatcatcaatattgtcgcacccgacatcgcggcggccaaTAAAATGTAATTCTCTAGatttattatggaaaaagaacagatttctggcatctagttcttttaggaaaaaaattttatttgaggagtcaccacctagtattatggttactaggaaccctaattggtcaacagagattttatgactcgggattggttacgtaaaagggaagatattatcaccccttaaacgttctgcctaaggcagactgcattgttgattttgtcttaaattgctaaatgtttattagtttatgctatgatgatttgtttataatattcctgactctggcgccagtgaatattcgagctcgaataattccaactctagcgttggtaaaaattcgtagctacgaaaattaaattagatcaatattttttattccttactctagcgctagtgaataaataaataaaaataaatttatttttacgcatgcacatattttttatttttctagctaaataaaataaaaatacaaagaataaaaataatataaatttaaaccggtatttttattcctgactctggcgtcagtgaataaaccaataaatttacattatttttattcatgcatacacattttttatttttttctattttatttttctgtttttattttctatttttatttttttgggctgcATGGTAAAAAAAAGGTTCGGGTCACTGGTCcaaaccagtgacccggctaCCACTGTTGCATGCATGAGTGAGTGAAtcacgcatgcatgcaacagtagcagggtaattaatttaccaaaagAAGGAGAACTGAAGCACTTACCTGGCAAGGCTGAGGGACACGGTTGCTTCAATGGAGAACTGATGGATGCTCACGGTGTGGAAGAGCTGCTGGGGTGGTGCAGCTACGGGGTGAAGGCGAAGAGTTAGCTTTGGCCGGACGATGTCTCCTCCCTCCTGGTTTCTTGTCTATCAGCCTTCTCTCTCCCGGTCTCTCCCTCTTTTCTCCTTCGTCTTCTGTTCTTGGAATCTGCTACTTTGCAAACGAAGATGGCGGTGTGGAAGGGCTGTTCCACCAACACTACTTCCTCTCCTCTGTTTCAGCTTTCCTTGTTctatcttcttcttattttctgTTTCGGTTTGTTCCCCTGCTCGtcgttctttttcttctctcctgCTCGCGgcctcctctgtttctttgagaagaaaacagaggaatgCAAGTCTGCTCTTCTTTCTCCTTCAGCCCCCTGGTTTCTCTGAGTTattactctgtttttttattcatttacgATCACTTTTCTGTTCTCtcagtttttcctttcttccccGTTTCCCTGGTTTGTTTTTCTGCCGTTCGTGGCTCCCCTCTCCTTTCGTTTCTGCCCTGTTTTCTCCCCAGTTTTTTCCCCGgttctatctttttttcttcccctctcCTGGGTTTTTTTCGTGTCCTTTCCTGTCCCTAAACGTTCCTTCTTCTTTGGTTTTTATCCCCCCTTAGCATGCCATCGGTCCATCGTGCCTTTGTTTTAATGCAGGAGTAAAAGCAGCCGTTGTCATTTTTTtgggtgaagaagatgaacagtgttgaGGATTTTTGCGTTTTGGTCCTTGATGTTTTGAAAGTTTGCAGTCCAGTCCTTAGGTAAATTGCAATTGAACCCCTGCATCTCAGCGCTATTTACACattagtccttggattttaatttgttgcaatCGTGCCCCaattaaactccaaactttgctatttcttcaattaagtccctgatttcattaatttaattaaatccaaagtccaattaagtctaacatttaccaattctccaattaagcccctaattggattaattaaattaattccaagcttaattaagtctcaaaacttatcaattctccaattaaatccttaattggatgaattaaattaatttcaagcttaattaaatctcaaaacttatcaattctccaattaaacccttaattggattaattaaattaattccgagcttaattagattaattctaaagtttaattaaaccccaaaaacttccaattatgttgcccttaacccaaattttaattcattcttcatttatttcattttacttgttttttcagcattattatcatcttttatccttttcagtaaataaaaaataataattaaaataaaaatggtcaaaaattgggttatgacaaatactacctgcccaatctgcatttGTAAAACCATATA
This is a stretch of genomic DNA from Populus alba chromosome 11, ASM523922v2, whole genome shotgun sequence. It encodes these proteins:
- the LOC118051901 gene encoding pyruvate decarboxylase 1; this encodes MDSAIQIGSSAHHTSASAPAPAPVPGHACSGTLGRHLARRLVEIGVKDVFSVPGDFNLTLLDHLIAEPELNLIGCCNELNAGYAADGYARAKGIGACVVTFTVGGLSVLNAIAGACSENLPVICIVGGPNSNDYGTNRILHHTIGLPDFSQELRCFQTVTCIQAVVNNLDDAHEQIDTAISTALKESKPAYISISCNLPGIPHPTFARDPVPFFLAPKISNHLGLEAAVEATAEFLNKAVKPVIVGGPNLRVAKAQKAFVEFADASGYPIAIMPSGKGLVPEHHPHFIGTYWGAVSTGFCGEIVESADAYVFVGPIFNDYSSVGYSLLIKKEKAVIVQPNRVTIGNGPSLGWVFMTDFLSALAKKLKKNSTALENYRRIFVPPGIPLKRVQDEPLRVNVLFKHIQDILGGDTAVIAETGDSWFNCQKLRLPENCGYEFQMQYGSIGWSVGATLGYAQAAKDKRVIACIGDGSFQVTAQDISTMIRNGQRTIIFLINNGGYTIEVEIHDGPYNVIKNWDYTGLVNAIHNGEGKCWTAKVRTEDELTEAIATATGEQKDSLCFIEVFVHKDDTSKELLEWGSRVSAANGRPPNPQ